The Natranaerobius trueperi DNA segment ATGATGATATATTTTGGTCTAGTGGTGGAAAATGACTTTCTTGTATAAAACTCTCCAAAGAAATTAATACTAAAGTTAAGACACAATGCATTGAAAAAGGAGGTTTAAATTTGAAAGCCACTGGCATTGTCCGAAGAATAGATGATCTAGGGCGCGTAGTTATACCAAAAGAAATTAGACGGACTCTTAGGATTAGGGAAGGCGATCCACTTGAGATCTTTGTAGACAGAGAAGGTGAAGTTATACTAAAAAAATATTCTCCAATAGGTGAGCTAGGTGAATTTGCTGACGAATATGTGGATTCCATCTACGAAAGTACTGGACATATTGCTTGTATATCTGATCGAGATATGGTGATAGCTGTAGCAGGTACTCCTAAAAAAGAATTTTTAAACAAACCTCTATCTCCAGCAGTGGAAAGAGCAATGGAAGAGCGACAGGCACTTAAAATCGAAGATCCTGAACAGCATCCTTATTACCAAGAGGCTGATGATGACCAGAAAAGTAAGTTCAAATCTGAAGTTGTAGCTCCAATAATAGCTCAAGGGGATGCTATTGGTTCAGTTTTAATTGGTACTAAAGAAAAAGAAAAGACGATGACTGATTTAGAGTTGAAAATAGCAGAAACTGCAGCAGGATTTCTTGCTAAACAAATGGAACAATAAGGGAGTGCAGTTGCACTCCCCTTAGCTTGTCGACAAAGTCTATTAATTTAGGCAGGTCGACAAGCTTTTTTTGTAGAATAGTAATTTCGGAAAAATAATCCGACGTGATAAAGGTGCTAAACAAGCAAGAAAGAGAAAAGCGAAAAGCAGCAGAAATAGTAATGCTGGACGATTTGGTGCCTAAAGATCCTTGGTTAGAAAATAGATGAAGCTATTGATTTGATTCATCTATGATTTAGTTTAAGATCATTATTCGAAAGACATAGGTCGTCCAAGCATAGATCCAGTGGTTTTAATAAAAATAGTGTTAAATCATTATCTGTTTTGGATAAATCTATGAGACAGACCATAAAAGAGATTGAAACCAATGTAGCGTACCGTTGGTTTTTAGGCT contains these protein-coding regions:
- the spoVT gene encoding stage V sporulation protein T, whose product is MKATGIVRRIDDLGRVVIPKEIRRTLRIREGDPLEIFVDREGEVILKKYSPIGELGEFADEYVDSIYESTGHIACISDRDMVIAVAGTPKKEFLNKPLSPAVERAMEERQALKIEDPEQHPYYQEADDDQKSKFKSEVVAPIIAQGDAIGSVLIGTKEKEKTMTDLELKIAETAAGFLAKQMEQ